Proteins from a single region of Trichoderma asperellum chromosome 3, complete sequence:
- a CDS encoding uncharacterized protein (EggNog:ENOG41), whose product MLVIRDKLSIIMTSPSPIWQPKAIIFDLLTALLDSWSLWDACTTSIAAAEGRLWRARYLELTFDTGAYVPYEQLVHKAAKDVGLPDSAPRTLLENRDKLQPWPEVAHVLEQLKFQGYKLGVVTNCSQHLGTIAAGIVGSFDSVVTAEESGFYKPARQAYQAILAAMGVQTQDALFVAGSAGDVEGATNAGMKVVWHNKIGLPRQGQSVPLKEATSLYNALLDFM is encoded by the coding sequence ATGCTCGTCATACGTGACAAGCTGTCTATCATCATGACGTCCCCATCGCCAATCTGGCAACCAAAAGCAATTATTTTCGACCTCCTTACGGCCCTGTTAGACTCTTGGAGTCTTTGGGATGCGTGTACAACTTCtatagctgctgcagagggcCGACTTTGGCGGGCACGCTATCTGGAACTGACCTTCGACACTGGCGCATACGTCCCATATGAACAGCTCGTTCACAAAGCCGCAAAGGATGTTGGCTTGCCTGACTCGGCTCCCAGGACGTTATTGGAAAACCGGGACAAACTTCAACCATGGCCCGAGGTTGCCCACGTCTTAGAGCAGCTGAAGTTTCAGGGTTATAAGCTTGGCGTAGTAACCAATTGTTCGCAGCATCTGGGGACTATTGCCGCCGGTATAGTCGGAAGTTTTGACTCAGTCGTCACCGCAGAGGAGAGTGGCTTTTACAAACCTGCTAGGCAAGCTTATCAGGCCATCTTGGCAGCCATGGGTGTTCAGACTCAAGACGCATTGTTTGTTGCAGGTAGTGCAGGAGATGTTGAAGGCGCAACAAATGCCGGCATGAAAGTCGTCTGGCATAACAAGATTGGGCTGCCAAGACAGGGCCAATCGGTTCCACTTAAGGAGGCTACAAGTCTGTATAATGCTTTATTGGACTTTATGTAA